One Halocalculus aciditolerans DNA segment encodes these proteins:
- a CDS encoding zinc-dependent alcohol dehydrogenase family protein — protein sequence MRAAVLAEYGEPLEIRDVDRPTADADGVVVETEACGVCRSDWHGWQGDWDWIGSQPPKGQILGHEPAGTVVEVGDDVETLQEGDRIAVPFTLGDGVCPECRSGHGNLCENVRALGFTPTAQGAFAEEFPVPVADHNAVKLPDGVDAVDMAGLGCRFTTAYHGLAHRADITPGDWVAVHGCGGVGLSAVHIADALGGRVVAVDLDDDKLSDATRLGAEATVNAGDVDNVPREIMGITDGGADVAVDALGVAATCRNALGCLRRHGQHVQIGLTTSDEGGDIPLPTDMMVMKEIDVAGSFGMQPTRYDEIFSMVAADKLDPGAVVSGTIGLEDVSDTLQAMTTYDTDGIPVVDSF from the coding sequence ATGCGAGCCGCAGTCCTCGCCGAGTACGGAGAACCGCTAGAGATCCGGGACGTCGACCGGCCGACCGCCGACGCGGACGGCGTCGTCGTCGAGACGGAGGCGTGCGGCGTCTGCCGGAGCGACTGGCACGGCTGGCAGGGCGACTGGGACTGGATCGGCTCCCAGCCGCCCAAGGGCCAGATTCTCGGCCACGAACCCGCCGGGACAGTAGTGGAAGTCGGTGACGACGTCGAAACGCTCCAGGAGGGCGACCGAATCGCGGTCCCGTTCACCCTCGGCGACGGCGTCTGCCCCGAATGCCGCAGCGGCCACGGCAACCTCTGCGAGAACGTCCGCGCGCTCGGCTTCACCCCCACCGCCCAGGGCGCGTTCGCAGAAGAGTTCCCGGTTCCCGTCGCCGACCACAACGCCGTCAAACTCCCCGACGGCGTCGACGCCGTCGACATGGCCGGCCTCGGCTGCCGCTTCACCACCGCCTACCACGGCCTCGCCCACCGCGCCGACATCACTCCCGGCGACTGGGTCGCCGTCCACGGCTGCGGCGGCGTCGGCCTCTCCGCCGTGCACATCGCCGACGCCCTCGGCGGCCGCGTCGTCGCCGTCGACCTCGACGACGACAAACTCTCCGACGCCACCCGCCTCGGCGCGGAAGCCACCGTCAACGCCGGCGACGTCGACAACGTCCCCCGCGAAATCATGGGCATCACCGACGGCGGCGCGGACGTCGCCGTCGACGCCCTCGGCGTCGCCGCCACCTGCCGCAACGCCCTCGGCTGCCTCCGCCGCCACGGCCAGCACGTCCAGATCGGCCTCACCACCAGCGACGAAGGCGGCGACATCCCCCTCCCCACCGACATGATGGTCATGAAGGAAATCGACGTCGCCGGCTCCTTCGGCATGCAACCCACCCGCTACGACGAAATCTTCTCCATGGTCGCCGCCGACAAACTCGATCCCGGCGCTGTCGTCTCCGGCACCATCGGCCTCGAAGACGTCTCCGACACCCTCCAAGCCATGACTACCTACGACACCGACGGCATCCCCGTCGTCGATTCCTTCTAA
- a CDS encoding universal stress protein, with amino-acid sequence MYNRVLVPVDGSDPSNRAVSEALALAGHLGSAVVFLYAVDFDGIPADSYTPTLADRLHGYGAEVVADAAERAKRAGVTAETAVVEGTPHRVIVDTARDRDADLIVMGTHGRTGLEHVLLGSVTERVVRASAVPVLTVHDRRDDADLDEE; translated from the coding sequence ATGTACAACCGCGTGCTCGTGCCGGTCGACGGGAGCGACCCCTCGAACCGTGCGGTCTCGGAGGCGCTCGCGCTCGCCGGTCACCTCGGGAGCGCGGTCGTCTTCCTGTACGCCGTCGACTTCGACGGCATCCCCGCCGACTCCTACACGCCGACGCTCGCCGACCGCCTCCACGGGTACGGCGCGGAGGTCGTCGCCGACGCCGCCGAACGCGCCAAGCGCGCCGGCGTCACCGCCGAAACCGCCGTCGTCGAGGGCACCCCGCACCGCGTCATCGTCGACACCGCCCGCGACCGGGACGCCGACCTCATCGTCATGGGAACCCACGGCCGAACCGGCCTCGAACACGTCCTCCTCGGCAGCGTCACCGAACGCGTCGTCCGCGCCTCCGCCGTCCCCGTCCTCACCGTCCACGACCGCCGCGACGACGCCGACCTCGACGAAGAGTGA
- a CDS encoding GNAT family N-acetyltransferase — MEIRPVKKHEEVWLLDQLEELGMEDPAFRSRDYVVALNDDREKVGFGRLRTHTEEGRPVCELTNIGVLDAYRGEGVGARIVEALVENAAEQEFEAVYSLTPEPDYLAQFGFTAVGEDDLPTKLVHRLEEVRGYTDVVTPVRVAVDDFSLPLRLREDSEAEGEDPEEFGVDTENATYKYDTGRK; from the coding sequence ATGGAGATTCGTCCCGTGAAGAAACACGAGGAGGTGTGGCTGCTCGACCAGCTGGAGGAGCTGGGGATGGAAGACCCGGCGTTCCGTTCGCGGGACTACGTCGTCGCGCTGAACGACGACCGGGAAAAAGTCGGGTTCGGCCGGCTGCGCACGCACACCGAGGAGGGACGCCCGGTCTGCGAGCTCACGAACATCGGCGTGCTCGACGCCTACCGCGGCGAAGGCGTCGGCGCGCGCATCGTCGAGGCGCTCGTCGAGAACGCCGCCGAGCAGGAGTTCGAGGCGGTGTACAGCCTCACGCCCGAACCCGACTACCTCGCGCAGTTCGGATTCACGGCAGTCGGCGAGGACGACCTCCCGACGAAGCTCGTCCACCGCCTCGAAGAAGTGCGGGGCTACACCGACGTCGTGACGCCCGTGCGCGTCGCCGTCGACGACTTCTCCCTCCCCTTACGCCTCCGCGAGGACTCCGAGGCCGAAGGCGAGGACCCCGAGGAGTTCGGCGTCGACACCGAGAACGCGACCTACAAGTACGACACCGGTCGGAAGTAG
- a CDS encoding acyl-CoA mutase large subunit family protein, with product MFDDEDLASIREGREEWEEETLSPVLDRFGERKESFDTDTGGQDVDRLYTPADVDDLDYEDDLGFPGEDPYTRGVYSTGYRGRLWTMRQYAGFGTAAETNERFRYLIDQGSSGLSMAFDLPTQMGYDSDATMAAGEVGKSGVAIDTLADMETVFDGIPLDEVSTSMTINAPASVLLAMYIAVGDKQGVDREELRGTIQNDLLKEYVARNTYIYPPEPSMRIITDIFEFCAEETPKFNTISISGYHIREAGSTAAQEVAFTLGNGIEYVEAALDAGLDVDEFAPQLSFFFNAHNNVFEEAAKFRAARRLWASIMEERFDAEKEKSKQLKFHTQTAGSTLTAQQIENNVVRVAYQAMAAVLGGTQSLHTNGKDEALALPTEKSVRTALRTQQILAHESGVADTIDPLAGSYYVESLTDDVEEEARGILDDVEEKGGMLPAIEEQWVQRQIQDVAYERQREQEEGERTIVGVNEFEVDDEPEVDIQEVTEEDQQRQLDSLAEVKAERDDDAVEDALAALRGAAEGDDNLLPYIVDAVKAYATVGEICNVLRDVFGEYHPGI from the coding sequence ATGTTCGACGACGAGGACCTCGCGTCCATCCGCGAGGGCCGCGAGGAGTGGGAGGAGGAGACGCTGTCTCCCGTGCTCGACCGGTTCGGCGAGCGGAAGGAGTCGTTCGACACCGACACCGGCGGGCAGGACGTCGACCGGCTGTACACGCCGGCGGACGTCGACGACCTCGACTACGAGGACGACCTCGGGTTCCCCGGCGAGGACCCCTACACGCGCGGCGTCTACTCGACGGGCTACCGCGGGCGGCTGTGGACGATGCGGCAGTACGCGGGGTTCGGGACCGCAGCAGAGACGAACGAGCGGTTCCGCTACCTCATCGACCAGGGCTCCTCGGGGCTGTCGATGGCGTTCGACCTGCCGACGCAGATGGGCTACGACTCGGATGCGACGATGGCGGCGGGCGAAGTCGGGAAGTCCGGCGTCGCCATCGACACGCTCGCGGACATGGAGACGGTCTTCGACGGCATCCCGCTCGACGAAGTCTCCACCTCGATGACCATCAACGCGCCCGCGAGCGTCCTGCTCGCGATGTACATCGCGGTCGGCGACAAGCAGGGCGTCGACCGCGAGGAACTCCGCGGAACCATCCAGAACGACCTCCTGAAGGAGTACGTCGCGCGGAACACCTACATCTACCCGCCGGAGCCGTCGATGCGAATCATCACGGACATCTTCGAGTTCTGCGCCGAGGAGACGCCGAAGTTCAACACCATCAGCATCTCCGGCTACCACATCCGCGAGGCCGGGTCGACGGCCGCACAGGAGGTCGCGTTCACGCTCGGGAACGGCATCGAGTACGTCGAGGCCGCCCTCGACGCCGGGCTCGACGTCGACGAGTTCGCGCCGCAGCTCTCCTTCTTCTTCAACGCGCACAACAACGTCTTCGAGGAGGCCGCGAAGTTCCGCGCGGCCCGGCGGCTCTGGGCGTCCATCATGGAGGAGCGCTTCGACGCGGAGAAGGAGAAGTCGAAGCAGTTGAAGTTCCACACGCAGACCGCGGGGTCGACGCTGACCGCCCAGCAGATCGAGAACAACGTCGTGCGCGTCGCGTACCAGGCGATGGCCGCCGTGCTGGGGGGGACGCAGAGCCTGCACACGAACGGGAAGGACGAGGCGCTCGCGCTGCCGACCGAGAAATCCGTGCGGACGGCGCTCCGCACCCAGCAGATTCTCGCCCACGAGTCCGGCGTCGCCGACACCATCGACCCGCTCGCCGGCTCCTACTACGTCGAGTCCCTCACGGACGACGTCGAGGAAGAAGCCAGAGGGATTCTCGACGACGTCGAGGAGAAAGGCGGGATGCTCCCCGCCATCGAAGAGCAGTGGGTGCAGCGCCAGATTCAGGACGTCGCCTACGAACGCCAGCGCGAACAGGAGGAGGGCGAGCGCACCATCGTCGGCGTGAACGAGTTCGAGGTCGACGACGAACCGGAAGTCGACATCCAGGAAGTCACGGAAGAGGACCAGCAGCGCCAGCTCGACTCACTCGCCGAGGTGAAGGCCGAGCGCGACGACGACGCCGTCGAAGACGCGCTCGCCGCCCTCCGCGGGGCGGCGGAGGGCGACGACAACCTCCTCCCCTACATCGTCGACGCCGTCAAAGCCTACGCGACCGTCGGCGAAATCTGCAACGTCCTCCGCGACGTCTTCGGCGAATACCACCCCGGTATCTGA
- the mce gene encoding methylmalonyl-CoA epimerase, producing the protein MHVDHVGIATEDAAELAALYEELLDAPVVHEEAFQGMRVVFCEFENGYFELLEPAEDDTTIGRYLEQNGGGIHHVAVETDDIEGALDTARDLGVRRLDDDPRPGAWGHEVAFLHPKDTGGVLVEFVQH; encoded by the coding sequence ATGCACGTGGACCACGTCGGCATCGCCACCGAGGACGCCGCCGAACTCGCCGCGCTCTACGAGGAACTCCTCGACGCTCCCGTCGTCCACGAGGAGGCGTTTCAGGGGATGCGCGTCGTCTTCTGCGAGTTCGAGAACGGGTACTTCGAGCTCTTAGAGCCCGCGGAGGACGACACGACCATCGGCCGCTACCTGGAGCAGAACGGGGGCGGCATCCACCACGTCGCGGTGGAGACCGACGACATCGAGGGCGCGCTCGACACCGCGCGCGACCTCGGCGTTCGCCGCCTCGACGACGACCCGCGACCGGGCGCGTGGGGGCACGAGGTGGCCTTCCTCCATCCGAAGGACACCGGCGGCGTCCTCGTCGAGTTCGTCCAGCACTAG
- a CDS encoding NUDIX domain-containing protein — protein sequence MDIPPEAERHVVRLQEEYGDFTVEVEHITVSSVAFRDCMRAFERGQLGGSRVLVEHDGEHLLVREEIDSAWDIPGGSRDSNEAFEETARKAVKHATGITPNLVGVFGALVYVFEDDDGDRVGGVWALWDATADDPTLELNPEAISEARWFDDPPDDLAPHIAGRLGGHDEE from the coding sequence ATGGATATACCGCCGGAAGCCGAACGACACGTCGTCCGCCTCCAGGAAGAGTACGGCGACTTCACCGTCGAGGTCGAACACATCACGGTCTCGTCCGTCGCGTTCCGCGACTGCATGCGCGCCTTCGAACGCGGCCAGCTCGGCGGCTCCCGCGTCCTCGTCGAACACGACGGCGAGCACCTGCTCGTCCGCGAGGAAATCGACAGCGCGTGGGACATCCCCGGCGGCTCCCGCGACTCGAACGAGGCGTTCGAGGAGACCGCGCGGAAAGCCGTGAAGCACGCCACCGGCATCACGCCGAACCTCGTCGGCGTCTTCGGCGCGCTCGTCTACGTCTTCGAGGACGACGACGGCGACCGCGTCGGCGGCGTCTGGGCGCTCTGGGACGCCACCGCCGACGACCCGACCCTCGAACTCAACCCCGAAGCCATCAGCGAAGCCCGCTGGTTCGACGACCCGCCCGACGACCTCGCCCCCCACATCGCCGGCCGCCTCGGTGGCCACGACGAGGAGTAA
- a CDS encoding FAD-binding oxidoreductase — protein MEYTTVTVVSVTDVGGDAVAVELDTPDGFAGEPGQFVSFRLDEDAPARFYTLSSPDTEGTFEVTIGIDPEGDVSPRIAALDARDEVGVSAPLGDTHYADEDTVFVAAGGPGIGAAIAVAERALRDGGHAVVVYRDDDPSHEARLAELSAAGATVAVVGDDGDVDAAIATTVEDDIDIAFVFGFNDFVATAEAALADAGLPDAVIDAEGFGPAPTN, from the coding sequence ATGGAGTACACCACCGTGACCGTCGTCTCGGTCACCGACGTCGGCGGGGACGCCGTCGCCGTCGAACTCGACACCCCGGACGGATTCGCCGGCGAGCCCGGCCAGTTCGTCTCCTTCCGTCTCGACGAAGACGCGCCCGCGCGCTTCTACACGCTCTCCTCGCCCGACACCGAGGGAACCTTCGAGGTAACTATCGGCATCGACCCCGAGGGCGACGTCTCCCCCCGAATCGCCGCGCTCGACGCTCGCGACGAGGTCGGCGTGTCTGCGCCGCTCGGCGACACGCACTACGCCGACGAGGACACCGTCTTCGTCGCCGCGGGCGGCCCCGGTATCGGCGCGGCCATCGCGGTCGCCGAGCGCGCGCTCCGCGACGGCGGACACGCGGTGGTCGTCTACCGCGACGACGACCCGAGCCACGAGGCGCGGCTCGCCGAGCTGAGCGCCGCCGGCGCGACCGTCGCGGTCGTCGGCGACGACGGCGACGTCGACGCGGCCATCGCAACGACCGTCGAGGACGACATCGACATCGCGTTCGTCTTCGGGTTCAACGACTTCGTCGCGACCGCCGAGGCCGCGCTCGCCGACGCGGGCCTCCCCGACGCCGTCATCGACGCCGAGGGCTTCGGCCCCGCACCGACGAACTGA
- a CDS encoding 2-oxoacid:acceptor oxidoreductase subunit alpha, whose protein sequence is MQDDLNWAIGGEAGDGIDSTGKIFAQALSRAGRHVFTSKDFASRIRGGYTAYKIRTAVDRVQSVVDRLDILIALTERTVDENMDELHDGSVIIYDGERTEFSDFEVPDGMVGLDVPLKSLAEDAGGAIMRNIVALGAVCEVADFPIENLDESLQKKFGGKGEKIVENNKEAARLGEQYVAENYETDFDFELETTDEDYVLLNADEAIGMGAIAAGCKFYAGYPITPATDVMTYLTGRIEQFGGHVVQAEDELAAINLALGAARGGARAMTATSGPGIDLMAETFGLVATSETPLVIANIMRSGPSTGMPTKQEQGDLNMMLYGGHGEIPRFVLTPTTVSECFHKTVEAFNLAEKYQMPVYISADLSMAVTEQTFKPDEFDMDAVENDRGKVVDESEISKWQDEQDRFKAHAVTADGVSPRAFPGTEGGVHMSTGLEHDELGRRTEDVDERVEQVDKRNQKVATAEEREDFDYREFGNADSDNLVISWGSNEGAMVEALDFLAEEDVDVRFISVPYVFPRPDLTDEVEAAENVVVVECNSTGQFADLIEHDTLTRVERVNKYNGVRYKADELAAEIKEVVA, encoded by the coding sequence ATGCAGGACGACCTGAACTGGGCCATCGGCGGCGAGGCCGGCGATGGAATCGACTCCACCGGGAAGATCTTCGCGCAGGCCCTCTCGCGAGCGGGGCGACACGTCTTCACGTCGAAGGACTTCGCGTCCCGAATCCGTGGCGGCTACACCGCGTACAAGATCCGAACCGCAGTCGATCGAGTGCAAAGCGTCGTCGACCGCCTCGACATCCTCATCGCGTTGACCGAGCGGACGGTCGACGAGAACATGGACGAACTCCACGACGGCTCCGTCATCATCTACGACGGCGAGCGCACGGAGTTCTCGGACTTCGAGGTCCCCGACGGAATGGTCGGCCTCGACGTCCCCCTGAAGTCCTTGGCCGAGGACGCGGGCGGTGCAATCATGCGGAACATCGTCGCCCTCGGCGCGGTCTGCGAGGTCGCCGACTTCCCCATCGAGAACCTCGACGAATCCCTCCAGAAGAAGTTCGGCGGGAAGGGCGAGAAGATCGTCGAGAACAACAAGGAGGCCGCGCGCCTCGGCGAGCAGTACGTCGCCGAGAACTACGAGACCGACTTCGACTTCGAGCTCGAAACGACCGACGAGGACTACGTCCTCCTGAACGCCGACGAGGCCATCGGGATGGGCGCAATCGCGGCCGGCTGTAAATTCTACGCCGGCTACCCCATCACGCCCGCGACGGACGTGATGACCTACCTCACCGGGCGTATCGAGCAGTTCGGCGGGCACGTCGTCCAGGCGGAGGACGAACTCGCCGCGATCAACCTCGCGCTCGGCGCGGCCCGCGGCGGCGCGCGCGCCATGACCGCGACGTCCGGCCCCGGCATCGACCTGATGGCGGAGACGTTCGGGCTCGTCGCCACCTCGGAGACGCCGCTCGTCATCGCGAACATCATGCGCTCCGGCCCCTCCACGGGGATGCCGACGAAACAGGAGCAGGGCGACCTCAACATGATGCTCTACGGCGGGCACGGCGAAATCCCGCGCTTCGTCCTCACGCCGACGACGGTCTCCGAGTGCTTCCACAAGACCGTGGAAGCGTTCAACCTCGCGGAGAAGTACCAGATGCCCGTCTACATCTCGGCCGACCTCTCGATGGCCGTGACGGAGCAGACGTTCAAGCCCGACGAGTTCGACATGGACGCCGTCGAGAACGACCGCGGGAAGGTCGTCGACGAGTCCGAGATCTCGAAGTGGCAGGACGAACAGGACCGCTTCAAGGCGCACGCCGTCACCGCAGACGGCGTCAGCCCGCGCGCCTTCCCCGGCACGGAAGGCGGCGTCCACATGTCCACCGGCCTCGAACACGACGAGCTCGGTCGCCGGACGGAGGACGTCGACGAACGCGTCGAGCAGGTCGACAAACGCAACCAGAAGGTCGCGACCGCCGAGGAACGCGAGGACTTCGACTACCGCGAGTTCGGGAACGCGGACTCCGACAACCTCGTCATCTCCTGGGGGTCGAACGAGGGCGCGATGGTCGAAGCGCTCGACTTCCTCGCCGAAGAGGACGTCGACGTCCGCTTCATCTCCGTCCCCTACGTCTTCCCGCGCCCCGACCTCACCGACGAGGTCGAGGCCGCGGAGAACGTCGTCGTCGTCGAGTGTAACTCGACCGGGCAGTTCGCCGACCTCATCGAGCACGACACACTTACGCGCGTCGAGCGCGTGAACAAGTACAACGGCGTCCGCTACAAGGCGGACGAACTCGCGGCGGAAATCAAGGAGGTAGTCGCATGA
- a CDS encoding 2-oxoacid:ferredoxin oxidoreductase subunit beta — protein MSSNARFIDFKSDKQPTWCPGCGDFGTMNGIMKGLAETGNTPDETFVVAGIGCSGKIGTYMRSYALHGVHGRALPVGTGVKIARPDIEVVVAGGDGDGYSIGAGHFIHAVRRNIDLTYVVMDNRIYGLTKGQASPTSRSDFETSTTPDGPKQPPVNPLALALSAGGTFIAQSFSSNAKRHQEIVQKAIEHDGFSIVNTFSPCVTFNDVDTYDYFRDNIVDLDEADHDPTDREAAKDKILDNDKEYIGVLWEDEDATDYNTAHGVDEPMHEVPDGAPDGATDLVREFY, from the coding sequence ATGAGCTCCAACGCACGATTCATCGATTTCAAATCCGACAAGCAGCCGACGTGGTGTCCGGGCTGCGGTGACTTCGGCACCATGAACGGCATCATGAAGGGTCTCGCCGAGACCGGGAACACGCCGGACGAGACGTTCGTCGTCGCCGGCATCGGCTGCAGCGGGAAGATCGGGACGTACATGCGTTCCTACGCGCTCCACGGCGTCCACGGCCGCGCGCTCCCCGTCGGCACCGGCGTCAAGATCGCGCGCCCCGACATCGAAGTCGTCGTCGCCGGCGGTGACGGTGACGGCTACTCCATCGGTGCCGGTCACTTCATCCACGCCGTCCGCCGGAACATCGACCTCACGTACGTCGTGATGGACAACCGCATCTACGGCCTCACGAAGGGTCAGGCGTCCCCGACCAGCCGCTCCGACTTCGAGACGTCCACGACGCCCGACGGCCCCAAGCAGCCCCCCGTCAACCCGCTCGCGCTCGCGCTCTCCGCCGGCGGTACCTTCATCGCGCAGTCGTTCTCCTCGAACGCCAAGCGCCACCAGGAGATCGTCCAGAAGGCCATCGAGCACGACGGCTTCAGCATCGTCAACACCTTCAGCCCCTGCGTCACCTTCAACGACGTCGACACCTACGACTACTTCCGCGACAACATCGTCGACCTCGACGAAGCCGACCACGACCCCACCGACCGCGAGGCTGCCAAGGACAAAATCCTCGACAACGACAAAGAGTACATCGGCGTGCTCTGGGAGGACGAAGACGCCACCGACTACAACACCGCCCACGGCGTCGACGAACCCATGCACGAAGTCCCCGACGGCGCGCCCGACGGCGCGACCGACCTCGTGCGCGAGTTCTACTAA
- a CDS encoding digeranylgeranylglycerophospholipid reductase: MTDRFDVVVAGAGPAGAQCARDVAQRGYDVLVLETEAEDEFPRQSNKSTAGTFPSTMASFGIPDDVVMNATDEVVLESPNDHFVQEQAGAVLEFADYKRWLVAEGREHGAEYRFDSRVSKPIMEGDEPVGVKYDGDEEVYADIIIDATGPAAPLAKALDVVDLRREKQAIGIEWEMEGIDIDHPGYADLTDAMMLRLDHDLAPGGYSWIFHTGGDTAKVGLCYIQNERYREKSKQGMSIDDYLQYWLDDDPRFENAERIEGKQHRGSAHIQRPGRMSTDNFIAVGDTVPSIDPLWGEGIGKCMRSGRAAAITVDYCLTPDARDTSHDNISVYEKLWHDEVAPSSRTRLMMTELLYLASNDRYDRLMEDLNSVGMDTLQKANAGNPLAIAKLLHLDDAPLLVDFAREQLTGGTLTQN, from the coding sequence ATGACAGACCGCTTTGACGTGGTAGTCGCCGGCGCGGGTCCCGCGGGAGCGCAGTGTGCGCGGGACGTCGCACAGCGCGGCTACGACGTCCTCGTTCTCGAAACTGAAGCGGAAGACGAGTTCCCGCGTCAAAGCAATAAATCGACCGCGGGGACGTTCCCCTCCACGATGGCGTCGTTCGGGATTCCGGACGACGTCGTGATGAACGCCACCGACGAGGTCGTGCTCGAATCCCCGAACGACCACTTCGTCCAGGAGCAGGCGGGCGCGGTCCTCGAGTTCGCGGACTACAAGCGCTGGCTCGTCGCCGAAGGCCGCGAGCACGGCGCGGAGTACCGCTTCGACTCCCGCGTCTCCAAGCCGATTATGGAGGGCGACGAACCGGTCGGCGTGAAGTACGACGGGGACGAGGAGGTCTACGCCGACATCATCATCGACGCGACCGGGCCGGCCGCGCCGCTCGCGAAAGCCCTCGACGTCGTCGACCTCCGACGGGAGAAGCAGGCCATCGGCATCGAGTGGGAGATGGAGGGCATCGACATCGACCACCCGGGCTACGCCGACCTGACGGACGCGATGATGCTCCGCCTCGACCACGACCTCGCGCCCGGCGGCTACTCGTGGATCTTCCACACCGGCGGCGACACCGCGAAAGTCGGGCTCTGCTACATCCAGAACGAGCGCTACCGCGAGAAGTCCAAGCAGGGCATGAGCATCGACGACTACCTCCAGTACTGGCTGGACGACGACCCCCGCTTCGAGAACGCCGAGCGCATCGAAGGCAAACAGCACCGCGGCTCCGCGCACATCCAGCGGCCCGGCCGGATGTCGACGGACAACTTCATCGCCGTCGGCGACACCGTCCCCTCCATCGACCCGCTCTGGGGCGAAGGCATCGGGAAGTGCATGCGCTCCGGGCGCGCCGCCGCCATCACGGTCGACTACTGCCTCACGCCCGACGCCCGCGACACGTCCCACGACAACATCTCCGTCTACGAGAAGCTCTGGCACGACGAGGTCGCGCCGTCCTCGCGCACCCGCCTCATGATGACGGAACTCCTCTATCTCGCCTCGAACGACCGCTACGACCGCCTCATGGAGGACCTCAACAGCGTCGGCATGGACACCCTGCAAAAAGCGAACGCCGGCAACCCCCTCGCCATCGCCAAACTCCTCCACCTCGACGACGCCCCCCTCCTCGTCGACTTCGCCCGCGAACAGCTCACCGGCGGCACCCTCACGCAGAACTGA
- a CDS encoding aldo/keto reductase, whose amino-acid sequence MTRPDSDDCPRANGMPMLGLGTWENTDPDACANAVEAALEAGYRHIDTAQAYGNEEDVGEGLDEADVAREDVFLATKVWIDHADRDGVIESTEESLEKLGTDYVDLLYIHWPSRTYDPEETLPALEELKAEGKVKHIGVSNFEPRHLQVAEDVMDEPIFANQVEFHPFLQQRQLRDYLDDTETEMVAYSPLARGKVFDSDVLTDIADAHGVSAAQVSLAWIRSKGVTAIPKATGEDHIEDNWASLDLELTDEEIRRIDAIEDVDRRVDPGFGPWNA is encoded by the coding sequence ATGACACGACCCGACAGTGACGACTGTCCGCGCGCGAACGGTATGCCGATGCTCGGGCTCGGCACGTGGGAGAACACCGACCCGGACGCGTGCGCGAACGCCGTCGAGGCGGCGCTCGAAGCCGGCTACCGCCACATCGACACCGCGCAGGCCTACGGGAACGAGGAGGACGTCGGCGAAGGGCTCGACGAGGCCGACGTGGCGCGGGAGGACGTCTTCCTCGCGACGAAAGTCTGGATCGACCACGCCGACCGCGACGGCGTCATCGAGAGCACCGAGGAGAGCCTCGAGAAGCTCGGCACGGACTACGTCGACCTCCTCTACATCCACTGGCCGTCGCGGACGTACGACCCCGAGGAGACGCTCCCGGCGCTGGAAGAGCTGAAAGCCGAGGGGAAGGTGAAGCACATCGGCGTGTCGAACTTCGAGCCGCGCCACCTCCAAGTGGCCGAGGACGTGATGGACGAGCCGATCTTCGCGAATCAGGTGGAGTTCCACCCGTTCCTCCAGCAGCGCCAGCTCCGCGACTACCTCGATGACACGGAGACCGAGATGGTGGCGTACTCGCCGCTCGCCCGCGGGAAGGTCTTCGACTCGGACGTCCTCACGGACATCGCGGACGCCCACGGCGTGAGCGCCGCGCAGGTGAGCCTCGCGTGGATCCGCTCGAAGGGCGTCACCGCCATCCCGAAAGCGACCGGCGAAGACCACATCGAGGACAACTGGGCGAGCCTCGACCTCGAACTCACGGACGAGGAGATCCGACGCATCGACGCCATCGAGGACGTCGACCGCCGCGTCGACCCCGGCTTCGGCCCCTGGAACGCGTAA